The genomic interval TCGCAGGCCGGCCGCCGACGCTCGATGAGGCGCGTATCGCACAGATCCGCGAGGCGATGGCGGGCCGGACCCAGGCCCGCGCCGCCAACGCCGCCGAGGCCAATCGCCGCGCCGGTGCAGAGTTCATGGCCGGCAACCGTGGCAAGCCGGGTGTGTTTGCGACCGCATCGGGGATCCAGTACAGCGTCGAGCGGCAAGGGCAGGGACCGCGCCCGCGGGCGGGCGATCGCGTCCGCGTGCATTACCGTGGCACGCTGCTCGACGGCACCGAGTTCGACAGTTCCTATGGACGCGGCGCCCCTGCGGTATTCGGCCTGGACCAGGTCATCGCCGGCTGGACCGAGGGCCTGCAGCTGATGCCGATCGGCGGCAAGTACCGGTTCTGGATCCCGGGCGACCTGGCCTACGGGCCCAAGGGCAGCCCGCCCAATATTCCCGCCAACGCCACGCTGGTGTTCGACGTCGAACTGATCGACATTCTCTGATCGCGTTTCCATTCCTGCGGCGTGTTGTTGCCGCGTTCGTACACTCAATTCCCGCAATTTTCCCCGGAGTCCTTACCAAGATGAAGACCACATCGCGTATCGCCCTCGTCGGCCTGGTGGCCGTGCTGCCGCTGGCGATGATCGCCTGCAAGCCGATCGACAAGGAGACCGGCAAGCCAGTCCAAGGTGCTGCCGATGCCGGCGAGCAAGCCGCCAGCGGCACCGAGATCGCCGGCCTCAAGACCGAGCGTGAGCAGGTGAGCTACATCATCGGCAACCAGATGGGCGAGTCGCTCAAGCAGGTCAAGGACGAGATCGATCTCAAGACCCTGCAGCGCGCGATCGCCGAGACGCTGGACGACAAGGCGATCGAGATCAGCGACGAGCAGGCGATGAAGGTGATGCAGTCCTTCGGTGAGCGCATGCAGGCCAAGCAACAGGCCGAAATGCAGGAGAAGGCCAAGGCCAACGCCGCCGAGGCCGAGAAGTTCTTCGCCGAGAACGGCAAGCGCGAAGGCGTGCAGACCACCGCGTCGGGCCTGCAGTACCGCGTCGTCACCCAGGGCACCGGCGCCAAGCCCGGCCCCGAAGACACCGTGCGCGTGCACTACAAGGGCACGCTGCTCAACGGCGAGACCTTCGACAGCTCCTACGACCGCGGCGAGCCGGCGCAGTTCGCGCTCAATCAGGTGGTCCCGGGCTGGCAGGAAGGCCTGCAGCTGATGCCGGTCGGCAGCAAGTACGAGCTGTGGATCCCGGCCAAGCTGGGCTACGGCGAGATGGGCACCGGCCCGATCGGCCCGAACCAGGCGCTGGTCTTCGAGGTCGAGCTGCAGGACATCGTCAAGTGATCCACGCACCGTCGCGGCGTGCATCGCCGCGTCGCGACGGTGGAGATGCCGCGCGATGACCGGTGCCCTCATCGACGCCCAGGCCCATGCGGCGCTGGAGCAGCGGGTGACCGAGCTGGAGACGCGGCTGGCCTTCCAGGAGCACACGATCTCCGAGCTCAACGACGCGCTCGCCGCTGCGCGGCTCGAGCTCGTGGCCCAGACCGGTCTGCTGCGCCGGGTCATGGACGACCTGCGCCAGGCGCGTACGGTGCAGTTTCCGGACCCGGGGCAGGAGCCGCCCCCGCCGCATTACTGACGTGCCAACATGATCGAAAACCCAGTGTCGGGCCTGCCTGTCCGGTCGGCGTCTGTCGCCGCTGTTGCGTTGTTCACCGTGTTTCCTGTTCCTGTTCCCGGCGAGGTCCTTCCTCCATGAGCGATACCCTGCGTGACCAGTTGCTCGGTCTGGGTTTCAAGGCGCCTGCCAAACCGGCCAAGCCGCCACCGAGGCGCGACGAGCGTCGGGGACGTCCGGACGAGCGCCGCGGTGGCGGTAAGCGTGCCGAGAGCGTGCGCCAGGACGGAGCGGCACGGCCGCCGGGGCGACGCGATGCGCAGGGCCCGCGCAAGCCGCGCCCACCGCGTGAGGACATCGACCTGGCCAAGGCCTATGCGATCCGCGCTCAGCGCGAGAAGGACGAGCGCATCGAGGCCGAACGTCAGCGGCAGGAAGAGGCCCGACTGCGCCGCGAGGCGCGCGCCAGGCTCGAGGCGTTCGTCAAGGACAAGGCGCTCAACCGCGCCGATGCCGAAATCGCTCGGCATTTCGAGTATGGCGGCAAGATCAAGCGGATCCATGTCGATGCCGAGCAATTGCGCGCGCTCAACGCCGGCGAGCTTGGTGTGGTGCAGGTCAACGGCCGATACCTGCTGGTGACCGCGGCGGTACTGGCCGAGGCGGAGACGATCTTCGCGCAGGCGGTCGCGCTGAAGGTGGACCCGTCCGCGCCAGCGGGCGACGACCCCTACAGCGATCCCCAGTACCAGGTGCCCGACGACCTCGTATGGTGAGCATGCGCGCTGTCGGGTTGTATCTCATGCTGCTGCCGGTCGGCGGCGCCTGCGCGCAGGACATCGCGTTCGACCGGCCGGGCATCGGGTTCTCGGCGTCGGTGCTCGCGCCGGGCCAAGTGGCCTGGGAGCAGGGCTTGCCGGATCTTGAGCGTAATCGCGACGACGGCGTGCGCACCACCGAAGTGACCGCGGGCAGTGCGTTGCGCGTGGGCCTGGGGGCATCGCTGGAACTGCAACTGTCGGCGACGCCGTGGCAACGCATGTCGATGCGCGATGGCGGCGGCGCACGGCAGGTGTCCGAGGGGGCGGGTGACAGCAGTGTCGGCTTGAAGTGGGCATTGCCCAGCACGGGCGCGCTCGATTGGGCGCTACTGGCGCGCTACGGTCTGGCGACCGGATCGCGCGGGCTGCGTCCCGACACCCACCTGCGCAGTCTGGGTGCGTCGGTCGAGGGCGAGACCGAGGGCGGGCGCGGCTACGCGCTGTTCGCCGGCTACCAACATGACGACGACGGCAGCGGCTGGCAGGTCGCGCCGAGCCTGGACCTGTTCGAGGCCGGCACGCTCGCCGGCTATGTCGAGGCGGGCGTCGGCGGCGGGACGCAGGCCGGGACAGTCGTCGGCAGCGGTCTGACCTGGCGTCCGCGACCGCAGCTGCAGTTCGACCTGTCGGTATTACGCGGTGTCGGTGGGGATGCGCCCGATTGGCAGGGCGGCTTCGGCGTGGCGGTCGGGTTCCGCTGAAAGGCGCCGAATCGGCGTCATTGACCGCGCGGCGCGCCGCAAGCGACGCCTGACTCGGCGCGCGGGCTCAAGGCGCGCGGTAGTCGGCAACCGGTCCTGCGACCTTGCGCCCGGCCTGCCAGACCGCTTCGATCGTGCGCAGATTGCGGATATCGGCCAGCGGATCGGCCGCGACCACGATGAAGTCCGCGCGTCGGCCCGGCTGCAGCAGGCCGCGGTCGTCCAGACGCAGCAGGTGCGCCGAATCGCGGGTCGCCACGGTCAGCGCCTGCTGTGGGCTGAAGCCGGCCTGCATCATCAGTTCGAGTTCGCGATGTTCGGCAAAGCCCGGCACGCGACGCGGTAGCGCGCCAGCATCGGTGCCGAAGCCGATCCGGACGCCGGCCTCGCGCAGCGTCGACAGATTGCGCAGGTTGGTGGCGAGCGCGGCGCGGGCCTTCGTGGTCTGCGGATCGCGCAGTGTGTCGGCGCGCCACTGCGGGTCGGACCACTGCGCGCGCACCGCCTCGGGCAGCGCGTTGCGCAGGAAGGGCGTCTGCAGCCACTCGGGATGCTCGGCGTAGATGTAGTTCGCCTCGTCGATCTGCAGCGTCGCGATGTAGCCGGTATCCGAGCTGCGCAGCGCAGTGACGAACGCCGGGTCGACGGGCCGGTCGCGCACGCCGTGGGCGACGATGTCCAGGCCCGCGGCGACGAGGTCGGCGGCCGGTGCGAGGTCGTGGATATGCGCGGCGGCGAGCAGCTTCTGGCGATGGGCCTCGTCGATCGTGGCGCGATAGATCTCGGGCGCCATCGGTGTCACCTGGCCGCCGAGGGCATCGACCCACAGCTTGACGATGTCGACGCCGCCTTCGGCCTGCGCGCGGACCGCGGCACGGGCCTCGGCAGCGCTCGCCGGGCGCGCGACCGGATCGTGCACCAAGCCCATGTTCGCGGCCGGCGGCGCGCCGTCGGGCACGCCGATGCCGCCGCCCGCGCCCAGCAGTTGCGCGCCCAGCGACGGGTCGGCCGCGACGGCGTCGCGGATGTCGCCGAAGGCTGCGCCGTTCATGCCCAGCGACATCACCGTGGTGACCCCGTAGGCCTGGAACTGGCGCAGGTCGCGCACGACGTGCGCGCGGGTGTAGAAGCGGTCGCCGTGGGCGGTGCCTTCGGTATTGCCGACGTGTGCATGGGCATTGACCAGGCCCGGCACGATGAACCGGCCGCGGTAGTCGATGCGCTCGGCATCGGCGGGCAGGTCGTCGGCATCGGGCTGCGCGACGCGTGCGATGAGGCCATCGCGGATCACCAGCGTGACCTCACCCAGGTCACGCTCGCCGTCGAATACGCGCGCATGCTCGATCACGATCACGATCGGCGGCGGCGAGGGCGGCGCATCGGCCTGCGTGGTCGCGGATGGACCGGTGACGGGACTGCAGGCGGCGGCCAGGCCGGCGATCGCGGCCAGCGCCAGGGCGCCGGCGGTACGGCGTCGAAGCATGATGGGATCCTCAGCGCGAATCAGGTGCACAAGATAGCGAGACGGTCGTGACGGGCATGCGCAGCTGGACGCTCAATCCGGGTCGTAGTCCAGATTCGAGGCCAGCCAGCGTTCGGCCTGCGCCAGCGGCACGCCCTTGCGCCTGGCGTAGTCGTTCACCTGTTCCTTGGAGACGCGGCCGACGACGAAGTACTGGCTGCGCGGATGGCTGAAGTAGTAGCCCGACACCGCCGCGGTGGGCAGCATCGCAAAGCTCTCGGTCAGCGTCATGCCGGTGTTGGCCTCGGCACCGAGCAAGTCGAACAGCGTGCGCTTTTCGCTGTGCTCGGGGCAGGCCGGGTAGCCGGGGGCAGGGCGGATGCCACGGTACTGCTCGCCGATCAGCGCGTCGTTGTCGAGCGCCTCGTCGGCCGCGTAGCCCCAGTAGTCGGTGCGCACACGCTGGTGCAGGCGTTCGGCCAGCGCTTCGGCCAGACGGTCGGCCAGCGCCTTGAGTAGGATCGCGTTGTAGTCGTCGTGCGCGGCCTCGAAACGCGCGACATGCGGCTCGATCCCGATGCCGGCGGTGACCGCGAACGCCCCGATCCAGTCCTGCACGCCGCGGTCGGCGGGCGCGATGAAGTCGGCCAGGCAGAAGTCCGGCCGCTCGACCGGCTTGTCGACCTGCTGGCGCAGGAAGTGCAGGCGGACGCGCCCGCGCTCGGGAACGATGACGTCGACATCGTCGCCGACGCGGGTCGCCGGCCATAGCCCGAACACCGCTTTTGCGGTGAGCCATTTTTCCTTGACGATCCGGCGCAGCATCGCCTGTGCATCGGCAAACAGCTCGCTGGCCTGCGTACCGACGACCTCGTCGCTCAAGATCGCCGGGTACTTGCCGAACAGTTCCCAGGCATTGAAGAACGGGGTCCAGTCGATGACCGGCAGCAGGTCGTCGAGCGGATAGTCGTCGAACACGTGCAGGCCGGGCCGGCGCGGCGCCGGCGGCACATAGGTGTCCCAGCCGCCGTCGAAAGCCTGGGCACGCGCCTTGTCCAGTGCGACCAGCCGCTTGGCGTCGCCGCGGTTGGCGTGGCGCGCGCGGATCTCGGCGTAGTCGGCATCGTTGGCGGCGACGAAGGCGGGCCGCAGCTCGGGGCTGATCAGCGACTGCACCACGCCGACGGCGCGCGAGGCGTCCTTGACCCAGACAGTCGGTGCGCCATAGTGCGGCGCGATCTTCAGCGCGGTGTGCGCCCGCGAGGTGGTCGCCCCGCCGATCAGCAACGGCAGCGCGAAGCCCTGGCGCTTCATTTCGCGTGCGACGTGGCTCATTTCTTCCAGCGACGGGGTGATCAGCCCCGACAGGCCAATGACATCGGCCTGCACCTCGCGCGCCTTGTCGAGGATCGTCTGCGCCGGAACCATCACGCCCAGGTCGACGACCTCGAAGTTGTTGCAGGCCAGCACCACGCCGACGATGTTCTTGCCGATGTCGTGCACATCGCCTTTGACCGTCGCGATCACGATGCGGCCGTTGGACTTGCCGGCATCGCCGGTGCGCGCCTTTTCGGCTTCGATGTGCGGCAGCAGCCAGGCGACCGCCTTCTTCATCACCCGCGCCGACTTGACCACT from Luteimonas sp. S4-F44 carries:
- a CDS encoding FKBP-type peptidyl-prolyl cis-trans isomerase; its protein translation is MSNLMRAGVVALLIAVGAQAGAAEPAADRAQTSYVVGLDVGRSLGQVGADLDIRVFEQALANALDGKPPSLSPEETRQLGVALGQRIAARSGRPVPGLPPGSEPPAVDTTKVSQMVAVDIARSLAPLKGEIEVAPLARAVADTIAGRPPTLDEARIAQIREAMAGRTQARAANAAEANRRAGAEFMAGNRGKPGVFATASGIQYSVERQGQGPRPRAGDRVRVHYRGTLLDGTEFDSSYGRGAPAVFGLDQVIAGWTEGLQLMPIGGKYRFWIPGDLAYGPKGSPPNIPANATLVFDVELIDIL
- a CDS encoding FKBP-type peptidyl-prolyl cis-trans isomerase, which translates into the protein MKTTSRIALVGLVAVLPLAMIACKPIDKETGKPVQGAADAGEQAASGTEIAGLKTEREQVSYIIGNQMGESLKQVKDEIDLKTLQRAIAETLDDKAIEISDEQAMKVMQSFGERMQAKQQAEMQEKAKANAAEAEKFFAENGKREGVQTTASGLQYRVVTQGTGAKPGPEDTVRVHYKGTLLNGETFDSSYDRGEPAQFALNQVVPGWQEGLQLMPVGSKYELWIPAKLGYGEMGTGPIGPNQALVFEVELQDIVK
- a CDS encoding SlyX family protein — encoded protein: MTGALIDAQAHAALEQRVTELETRLAFQEHTISELNDALAAARLELVAQTGLLRRVMDDLRQARTVQFPDPGQEPPPPHY
- a CDS encoding DUF2058 family protein, producing the protein MSDTLRDQLLGLGFKAPAKPAKPPPRRDERRGRPDERRGGGKRAESVRQDGAARPPGRRDAQGPRKPRPPREDIDLAKAYAIRAQREKDERIEAERQRQEEARLRREARARLEAFVKDKALNRADAEIARHFEYGGKIKRIHVDAEQLRALNAGELGVVQVNGRYLLVTAAVLAEAETIFAQAVALKVDPSAPAGDDPYSDPQYQVPDDLVW
- a CDS encoding transporter; this encodes MRAVGLYLMLLPVGGACAQDIAFDRPGIGFSASVLAPGQVAWEQGLPDLERNRDDGVRTTEVTAGSALRVGLGASLELQLSATPWQRMSMRDGGGARQVSEGAGDSSVGLKWALPSTGALDWALLARYGLATGSRGLRPDTHLRSLGASVEGETEGGRGYALFAGYQHDDDGSGWQVAPSLDLFEAGTLAGYVEAGVGGGTQAGTVVGSGLTWRPRPQLQFDLSVLRGVGGDAPDWQGGFGVAVGFR
- a CDS encoding amidohydrolase family protein, yielding MLRRRTAGALALAAIAGLAAACSPVTGPSATTQADAPPSPPPIVIVIEHARVFDGERDLGEVTLVIRDGLIARVAQPDADDLPADAERIDYRGRFIVPGLVNAHAHVGNTEGTAHGDRFYTRAHVVRDLRQFQAYGVTTVMSLGMNGAAFGDIRDAVAADPSLGAQLLGAGGGIGVPDGAPPAANMGLVHDPVARPASAAEARAAVRAQAEGGVDIVKLWVDALGGQVTPMAPEIYRATIDEAHRQKLLAAAHIHDLAPAADLVAAGLDIVAHGVRDRPVDPAFVTALRSSDTGYIATLQIDEANYIYAEHPEWLQTPFLRNALPEAVRAQWSDPQWRADTLRDPQTTKARAALATNLRNLSTLREAGVRIGFGTDAGALPRRVPGFAEHRELELMMQAGFSPQQALTVATRDSAHLLRLDDRGLLQPGRRADFIVVAADPLADIRNLRTIEAVWQAGRKVAGPVADYRAP
- the metH gene encoding methionine synthase, producing MSVPAGQSSTPRFTRLSGLEPLVITPELLFVNVGERTNVTGSAAFRKLIREDRYAEAVEVARQQVEGGAQILDVNMDEGMLDSERAMTTFLNLIAAEPDIARIPVMVDSSKWSVIEAGLRCLQGKGVVNSISLKEGEATFLAQARKVLRYGAAVVVMAFDEAGQADTRARKVEICTRAYRLLTEVVGFPPEDIVFDPNIFAIATGIPEHDNYAVDFIEATREIRATLPHCHVSGGVSNVSFSFRGNEVVRQAIHAVFLYHAIAAGMDMGIVNAGAMPIVDELDPELRACVEDVVLNRRADATERLLELAERYKGRKGAAKTETLAWREAPVQQRLTHALVHGIDQYVDVDTEEARLQFARPLEVIEGPLMAGMNVVGDLFGAGKMFLPQVVKSARVMKKAVAWLLPHIEAEKARTGDAGKSNGRIVIATVKGDVHDIGKNIVGVVLACNNFEVVDLGVMVPAQTILDKAREVQADVIGLSGLITPSLEEMSHVAREMKRQGFALPLLIGGATTSRAHTALKIAPHYGAPTVWVKDASRAVGVVQSLISPELRPAFVAANDADYAEIRARHANRGDAKRLVALDKARAQAFDGGWDTYVPPAPRRPGLHVFDDYPLDDLLPVIDWTPFFNAWELFGKYPAILSDEVVGTQASELFADAQAMLRRIVKEKWLTAKAVFGLWPATRVGDDVDVIVPERGRVRLHFLRQQVDKPVERPDFCLADFIAPADRGVQDWIGAFAVTAGIGIEPHVARFEAAHDDYNAILLKALADRLAEALAERLHQRVRTDYWGYAADEALDNDALIGEQYRGIRPAPGYPACPEHSEKRTLFDLLGAEANTGMTLTESFAMLPTAAVSGYYFSHPRSQYFVVGRVSKEQVNDYARRKGVPLAQAERWLASNLDYDPD